The DNA window gctgttttgaaaCTTGACAGATATCCCATTTACACCCCTGTTCCAATTCTACTTGAGACTGAGCTCAGaagtttctgttttcctgaacGGGGAAGGACAAACCACTTGGTTCTCACTGTCTCTCTTTATATTGTGTCCAAGGGTTTACTCACGACCAGTTGCCTTTAGTGAACATTGGCCGGACACTCCATGAGGAACCAAACATGTTGAGGGACTTGGAGAAGCAGTCGTTGTAGATGAGGCCCGTGTACGTGGAGAACAGCCCCATCAGCAGGATGATGTATCGACCACTGAACACCATGTTGAACATCTAGTGTAAAAACACAAAAGGAACAAAGGAAGtctattggggtcaccctttattgGGGTAACGTAGATCAGCTTAGCAGCCGTCAAGGAGGCAGAGACggctcaggctgcagtgggatcaGAAGGTTCACCCAAGACAGAAGGACTtgatttttagtaacagcttcacttttatctactcctgtatccaacatgccagcacactattggtcagtggttcacctcacatacatggAGAGATTCTACTGGctacaaggcatccacattaTACAGGGagctctctggtccttaaggatgcactCATTGATCCCCTCAGACCTTAAGAGGTCCACACACATACTGTCATCCCCACAGAAGTCCATGAGAACAGGGAAGGTCCCTCCTAAAGATAAACCAGGGAAATTGGTCTGCTGTAGGACAAACATTGGCCATATGGACTGAGAGCCCAAAGTCTCTTATTTCCCCTTGGCAGGGATTAATGGAGCAAGAGGGAGCACAGCAGCATAGAATCTGGTAACTAGGATAAACAGGCAGTGTGGCTGTCCACAGGGAACATGGGATTAGCTGGAGAGGATAAACTGCACTGCACAGCCTGATGcaacccccagctggcagcGGGAGGTTCCAACCAGGCAGCACAGACCCTGTCAGCCTCCTCCATGCACTGCCAGTGTACCTTAACTCTTGCTCAGCTCCTGTCAGCCCTGAGCAAGGAAAACCCACCTCGAGTAGCAAATAGGAAGAATCCTGGAGACAGGATATTACATGCACAGGAACTGGGAGTTTTGCAGTGACTGAAACCTATTATGAGCCAATTAAATTTGAGGTGATTTGTTTACACCACAGCTAATCTACTACTACTCTTCATAATTTCCTTCACACAAGTGAAAGGAATTATTTCCTATAAATATCTGAAAGAAAACCCAAGGGAACTCAATTTTATTATGGAATTACACTACTCAGTCTATGCTCCTCAGGCTTCCCAGCCTGTCTGTATGTTTCACAAattccaaaagagaaaaaattggcATTGTCAACTCAAGGGGAAAAGGATGCAAGTAAAacaagcagcagctctttgtTTGAAATGCAAAGCTCAGCAGGATCTGTCACTTCACCTCATTGTCACTCTTCTGGGACAGAATCCGGCTTTCCCTCACCACCATCCAGACAGCAATCAGAGTCATCAGGATTCCGTGGCCAAAATCCCCAAACATCACAGCAAACAGGAATGGGAAGGTGATGATGGTGTAGGGTGCTGTAAAGGAAGAGAGATGGGCACTGTGTGTGAGTCAGCCCAGAACTCAGGCAACTTAGCAATATAATTGTCCTGctttccctctgtttctgaAAGCTGTTGAGTCTCTACTAGAAAATACCACACAGGTCAGACAATACAAAGAAACATCGTGACTAAAAATTGAGACAGATGCCTTGGACTGTTCCCAGCCTGAATTTACCTGGATTTATTTCCCGATATGTCCCAATGCCGTAAGCATCAACAATGTTTTGAAAGCCAGAAGTAAACTTATTAGTTTTGTTGTATGTGGGTGGGGTCTGATTAGTCTGCATCCTGTTTAAAATAGACGGGACAGTGGATCCGCTGTGCTCCTGTTTGAAAAGACCAAAAGGAAGATCAGCAACCCCACCCCTGCAGCACCAGAGCACCAAGTCTGACACGGCTTTCCCGCTGGCATTTGGAAAACTGCAAGCTTGCATGTTTGCAGTGTGCTTGCAGAATGAGGaactggagcagctcagggggctgcCAGGATTCCACAGCTCTGCACTTTGTGTTGCAGGAGGAGAAGCACTTGGAGTAAGGGTGAACATTCTCTGCATACAATAGACAAGAAAACTCAGAAAGagctcaattttttttaaaacagcaagTGGAAGAACTTTAAGATACCCAACTCTCTTGTCTATCTGAGCGTAGGGTAAGCTTGCCAACATCTTGGAGAGCTCCTCTATCCAGACACCAGTATGACAAAGCACAGCCAGGGTAACTAAACGTACCAAAGGACTCACACAGCAGAAAATCCTCACCATTCCAGCATTCTCCAGAACTTAAAACTTTTACACAACGTATCTGTTATGACGTTTATGTGCAAGTCATGATTCCTGAACGTTGAATGATTTTCAGAGGCTCACAATTTGGAAGAAACAATGAATCCATGCAATGCTGTCACAGctggcaggcacagcagctACTCACAGTGCCCCTCCTGAGAGCAAACTGTATGGAATCGAGGTCAGCAACAGGACACCAGACTTCAGCAATCAAGCACTTCTGTGTCACGTCGATGTTGCACAGGTTCAGGGTGTGGTAAATCGCCTTCATCTTCCGCACTTTGATGAACCAGACACGGATGTTTTTAGCAGCTGCCTGCAAAACCCTCTGCCGATGATCCTCTGTTTGGTTCAGCACCTTTCAGAGAAGCAAGGAAAAGATGAGGCCCAATGGTTGACCAAAGCTCAAGGTGCACAGACATGACAAGCCTTACCCACAGAGGATGGACGATGAGCCCACTCCTCTACCCCATGCACAGGCTGCCCCATGCCTGCAGTCCATGCTGCAGTCCCCATGCTAATTAGTTCTGCTAAAAGGCTACACACTTTTTCCAGGGGTGCTTTCTGATTactttcctcctccagctccaaggTCACTGGTTGTTTCAAACAATGCACTGTGCCAAGATCACAGGGAACAGTTAAACCTCCACCCAGGTTAAAAGAGCAGAGAAGAGTTCTGCAAGTGAGGGGTTTGCTGCTTTGAGAAAACACAAATTACCCTGAAAACTTGTTTactgaagggaaaaggagaaagtgcTTCCTTCTGAGCGTGTTTTCCAACTGGAATACATCACACTCAGGCCAAGTCAGATTTCCAGAATGGAAAGTCTTAGACTGCAGGGAAAGTGAggacacagcacacacagctttgaATCCTCCAAGTTACATTGATTCTGAGTTCTTGTCTACTTTCAAACTGCTGAACAGCTGTGCTACACAACTCCCACCTTGAGACAGTTTCTGTACCAAGTAAGCAAGCCAAATTGaactctttccttttcatttctgatgTTGTCTTAATTTTTGCCTCAAATCTCTTAAATCTTCCTGCATTATCACATACAGCCTTTCTTCCTTGAAGACATCACCAGGTATTTCAGGGCTGGCACCCAGGTGACCTGGGTGCTGGTTACTTTTTACCAACACTCTGGCTGCTGCACAAAAGATTAGCTGTAAAGCAGAAGCTCTTCAGGACAGCACAACGTGAAAATACGAAGACatgcagaaaaaagaagagctaAGTTAATGTTAGCATTGTTATCTCAGCTTGGAAAGTGTTCAAATGTTATCAAAGTACTTGCAGATGAAACAGGCAATTACAGAACATGCTCTCTGAGCCTTAACACATGGGATCTCCTCACACATGCATGTTCCTCTTTGCTCCCTGGTATGGAGTTCCCTGTACTTACCTGCACAGAATGgactgctcagccctgcagaaagaTCAAACCACCCCATCCCAAACCCTGACACAGAAACAACTGAGCAGCCTCCAAACATCTCTCTTTCACTACTGAGCTGCTGGTCTCAAGCTCCCTGGAGCTGAAAACACAGTCATCTAATAGGGCCAAAAATCCTTCTGTTTTGATAAGACCCAAAGAAGCTTTCAACTATATTactaaagaaaaagagaaaggaagggcaTTGACCCCAGTTATTTTACCATCTGAAGATCATCGATTCTGGTATTGACACCAGAAGCCATTTCCTTCCGCTCCTGGGGTGTTTCTGGGCATGGGTAGAGGGAGGCCCGGAACCTGGAAGGCACAGAAGCACCTCAGTGACAGAGATGGAAAGAAGATAATCTGTCAAGGCTGAGCCTGAGTGCAGGAATAAAGCCAGAGGCACTTCAAGAGAATTTTCTGATCAGCAGagactgccagagctccaggctcTAAATCATGGGAGTGCAGAAGTTTGCTGCAGGCCAAACCAGAAGCCAtgctaaagaaaacagaagtgagaGAGAATCCTctgttccctgtgctcccagtgtgTCAGGGCTGTCACGAGGCTGATCAGCCAGTGCAGGGGAATGCTGTCATgccagtggagctgctgctaGAAGCACTCACTGTTGTCTCCCCTGTGAGAAAACCCCACTGACACAACACCAGGTCTGCCCCAGAGTTCAACCCTCCCTTGGGTTTGGCATTTCCTAGCACAGCAGTTGTGTACTTTGAGCATTACAGGCTGTGGACTGGTGAGTTTGGCTGTAAAATATGTTTCAGCTACTTAGGGCACATTTCATTTGCTGTCTAAGTAtgtgctcctgcagccacagtgAAATAAGTAGTTGAAAAGTTTAAGTTAGGTCAATATGTTTCAAATAGAGCTGCGCAGCTGTCAGACTTTCATACCCTTCACAGATCTTCTTGACTCTGTTCTTCAGCTGGTCACCTTGGAAGAAGATGATAAACACAGACTTGTGCACATAATCCCCCTAGAACAGAGGAAAGAGTTGTAGAAATTACCATGATAGTTAAATGCCAGagctctccctttcctcccGCTGAGTCTGTACATCAGAGCTCAGATCTGCACAGTGGGTCAAGAATGTATCTGAGTAACGCTGAAACAGTCACAAGGAGAGCAATTTTCTCAGCCTCAGTACAGAATAGCTGCACTGTACCTGTGTTTACTGAAGCAAAACGTCCCACATTATCCATTATCAATTCTATGCAATACAACGAAAGGGAAAACCTGGGAAGACCTCCAAAAATAATGGAGatgcaatgaaatatttatcagTACTTAGTGCAGTCAGCTCACCCACAGAATCAAGCCAAAAACTAAAGAGTGAATGACGATAAGGTGAAGGGGAGCTTAAGGACTCAGGGAGGCTGCTGGCACATTCCTTGAACAGCTGTGTCCGTGGGGACAGCCAGGGCCCCTTTCCTGCCTTTGTTGACAAGTTATTGTTCTACCTTACTTAGGAAATTTTAACATAATGTTTCAGGAATAATTACATTAGGTGTAACCTCGATTTAAGGAAGTTGTGCACAATAAGAACAAAGTCTCTCCTAGTAGACACATGATTCCACAGGTCAGCTACCAGTGGTCAGAGGGACAAGAGAACACATCAGCCTTATGTGAGAAAGAGAAGTGTTACTGGACCTCACCTCCTGGGCCTGTGTTCCAGGATAGTCCCCATAGAGCCTTTACTGGGTAAGAGTAAGGGTTCCCCAAGCTTGGGCCAGAGGACACTAGATGTTAAACCAGGCCCAATCACAAGGTTTACTATTTATGTCTGTACTAAAGCCAACAGTTCTCAGGTGAACGTTTAAATTACTAAGcagcaaattaagaaaaaaggacAGGCCCAAGTTCTGAGTAAATGAGCTTCAGATGTGACACACTGCTGAGGTCCCAAAGAGCCTCTTCCAAAGGAGGAGCTCTGCTCATTCCGAACTGCACACAGGAGCTGTTTGGGCCAGAGAAGTCACTAGGCCCTGCTGCAGTCTGTGTTTTGAGTTGTTTTCCCCCATTCAGCAGCATTCTCCATCCAGgctgttattttgttttaataaaacagGAAAGCCTTTGCTGCTGAAGCTCAGAGGCTGCAGTGGGTTCACTACCCAAACATTCACTGCACGGAGCTCACTGAGGGGCAGGGGCTTTGACCTACAGACCCCAGCTCTGAGATCCTGTCACACATCtgaggctcctgctgctgtacCCAACAGTCCCTTTTACCGTCACGGGGTCCTCCAGCGGGTTCTCGATCTCGGCCTGGCGCAGGAACACGTTCCCGCGGCACACGCGCCACAACATGCGCTCGAACGTGGGGATGCGCTCGCGGTTGATCACACCAGCCACGAACCTGCCAGGACACAGCACGGCTGCAAGGGCTGCACCCAAACCAGCCCAGAGCCCACACCCGGCACCCCACGGCAAAGGGCAGGGCAGCATCACACTGAGAGCTACAAAAATCTTGTTTTAACATTAGTTCTTTAAGCAAGATGGAAGGTTCTCCAAATAAATAGAGATAACATAAAACAAACCAACTGCACTATAGCACAGGCttgttttttaacagaattaaataatctttaaaaaaagtaaaaaatcattgcttataaaagaaacaaatgcattCAGATATTCAGTTTCTAGGCTCCATTTTCCAAGGGTTCTGGTACATTGGCTGCAAGGGTTAGAGCAACCACGGCCGCAGTGACTGTACCCCGGGCTTGCACTTGACCTCACCAGCACAAACACCCATGCCCAGATAAAGAATTACACACACAAGGAAGCCTGGAAGCAGTTGATAAAGAGGATATACAACTATGCAGTTATTTCAGAGCATTATGTGCTCACAGCAGTTACGACTTCCAACAAGGCTGTGAGAGCTCAGAATGTCTCAAAACCAACCAGATTTACACAGAACAAACTGGGAGAATTCACTGGTGCAGTGAGAAATGTGTGAAGCACAAACATGAACTGGGAAGTTAATGTGGGcaggacaggagcagagagcaaCAGCTGGTTTTAGATCAGCTTTCATCTGCTTGGGGTGGAAAGTTCCACAGCTGTGATCAAATCATTGCAGATTCCACAGGCTCATAATCCCTAATCCAGCAACCCCAGTGCCAGGTCAGAGCCCAGACTGCCATTACCCGAGTCGGAGTGGGGCACCTCTTCCCATCTCACTTGGCTCCAGCAGTGAAGAGGATTCCTCCAACAGGTCTGGATCCGCCATCTGCTGATGATGCAATTCAGCCTGAATTCACAAATCAATTAATATCTAATGAAACCAGTTAGTGGCATGCAGGGAATGAGGAGCCAGGAGATAGTTGGGGgtgacaaagaaagaaaagaagaaagaaaaggaaaagaaagaacaaacatAAGACAGCAAAAAGAGGAATGCGATGACAGAAAAGACAGCAAGAATCACACATGGAAGGAGAAAAACGAGAGGGAAAGTGGAATGGCTCAGCAGGGCTTTCATACAAGAAAGGTTTGAGGATTGTTGCAACAAAGGGGTTGGGGGACATACAAGTCTGAAGAAAGGcggaattaaaaaaaaaattcaagtctTAAGTGCAAGTGATGTTCCCAAGAACCATTTTTAATGGTACAAACCAGAGAAACACACTTGACTCTCATATTTCCCcagatataaaattaatttatcctTATTCACCATATGTCTCATCACCAGACACACCAGATGGGTTGCTTAGGGCAGGCTGGTGATGTGGTTCATCTCTTGGCCAGCCAGGCATCAGAACAGGACAGTTTTACACTGTCCTTCATTGCAACTCATTTGAATCCTAAAATTCTCAGGAATGCAGCTTTTAAGTCTCAGCAATTCAGGTGAAGGATGCTCAAATCACATCACTCTCATGTACCATCTTCACACTTGTTCAGCCCTGCCTCACTTAGTTCTACCTCTGCAGCTCACATAATTACAGTTCCTGAGCACAACCAGAGGGCCAAAGTCCACCCTCTGGGTACTCAGGAGGTCTTCCCCACAGAGCCATCAAGGGAACTTGCTAAAACACAGTGGAAAGCAGAGTTTGACCCAAGGACACGCCggatgcacacacagcacagccttgcAAAAGTCTGTGGCAAGTGCAGTGactcagctgcagcttctctgttTGGGCAAGAGTTGCATCAGTTTTAGTGAAAATCTCTCCAGCGCTTTACCTGTTTGTTAAATAAAAGTGTTTGCCACATTAAAGAGTTTTTGCAAGGCTGACACCAAATGCAGCTCAACTGCTTGCACACACACTTGCTGAAGCTCACCCACATTACACAAGGCAGGGAGCCCTTCCTTCAGCCTGGAAAGGCAACATCAGCTATTCCTGATTCTTTCAACTTTAAGGAAACTTGTTGCAACATCAAAAGCTGAATGAAAATTTTGCTTCATAGAGGACACAACCAAAATAAGAAAGTTTGgtaccccaaaacaaaacacacagaccAAACATCCTGGTGATTGTTTGGCATCTCGATTTCAGGACACTGAAGAACAGTAAGTTACAATTTTAAGAGGCTTGTATTGTATTTACAGTCATCAGATGCTGTCTGGTAATTTTTTGTGAGGTGCAGCACATTTTAGCAgatgaaacaagaaaaaggaaggacagCACATGTGACAACTTTGGATCCACCCCACCCAAGAGAATTTGTTATGTTTCATGTTGGCCCCCCCTGGGCTACTCGACCTTTATTCAGGACAAGTCCTGCTTAGAGGGGATGGAATTGCAAAACAAACCAGTTCAGAATAAATGTGGATTAGACCAGTTTTACTAAAATACTGAGACTATGTTGAAATTGAAGAACTATCCAGCTCCAATGCAGGAAAACAGGGTTCTGGGAAATCTACTTTGAATATGAGTTTTTGCCAGTACTGAATGAAATGTCAGAGTTATTGTGGAGTATTTTTTAACTACATCAGGTCATTCAGGATTGGAATCCCCCCCAGTATTTCCATGCCAGTAATCAAGAAGCAGAGCTTTTCCTGTTGAACCTTATTGATCCCCTGATCAGCACCCTTAATCTCAGAAAGGTTTATTTTCCCCACTGTTGATTCCAGTCCTGCCCTGTAACAGCTCTGGAGCCCAACACAACCTGATACAATTCAAGCCCCTTCCAGGTCACAAATAGCACAAAAAACAATCAATTTTCACAAGAACTTAAAAGGATTCATGTCACCATCTAACAATTAACCCAGAGCCAGACAGAAGTGACAGATGCAAAGCAAATAGAGAAAAGCAGATGGCAGAAGAGTCAGAGGGAGAAGAGGGGACTGCATGCCATTAACCGTTACTTTTCCAGTCTTCTTTTACGCTCACACTCAAGGCAAAGCTCTCAGAGAAATCTCTCCAGCTCATACTGTTCTTCATAAGCAAAGACAAGAAGACTGAGAAAAGGAGCATAATCATCAACATGGTGTGTTGGAACAAGAAATGGCTGCCTGGGCTGGAACgggaagaaaaagggaacattttgccaccctccctccccctgtGCTCAAACTCTGGAGAGCGACCACCAAGCATGAAGGAATTTGGAGAGCCAGCCATTTCTTGTGCAACTCATTACTGTGAATTACATAATCTTAATTACAAGTTATTGAAGTCTTCAAGTGTTGAAGGTGCAGTgcagtggcagcacagggaaagggagtgTTGGCCACTCTGGGATGGTGAGCAGAGGCACCCAGGGCTGCTCGGGGCTCTCACTGGGCTGTTTGCTGAGCACAGCGTGGACTGAGACAGCTTTACATTGTCCACACTCGTGTTTTTGGGCATCACCCATGAGCTGTTCAGTTTGCTttcacacagagcagcacatgcTATTTGGTGTATTTTGTTTCATCACTACACAACACAGTCATCAAAGAGGAGCAGAACATACCTAAGCTCTCTGTGGCCCGTCCATGTAAGGGTGAGATGAGCTCCCTTCTGTGGGTGACCTGACATGGACTGtttaggaaattaattttgtccTTTAAACTCAGTATGATCAAACTGCACttgaagaaaagcagagggCAGTTCTCACCAGAGGGGACAGTAATTaacaaggccaggttggatggggcttggagcaacctattctagtggaagttgtcccttcctgtggcagggggtggaagagggtgagctttaaggtcccacccaacccaaaccaggctGGGATTCATTCTCAATATAAATGTGCTCAGCAAAGTACTTGGTTTTACTTAATACTCAGGACAGGCAGTAGCACCTTAACACAGTAAAGTAATGGATCATCATATTAATAAAGTGTCCCTTGGACAAACAGGAAGTGAACATTCAACACTTGAAGATGAGGGTTTTTTGTACTGAGATCAACCCCACAACCCATCAACCCTCACACCAGCAGCACTCTCTGTGTCAGCACTGACTACACTGCTGGTGGCACAGGACCAACCTTGGTGCCTGAACAGGCAGCATCTTGTGCCAAAATATCAACCCCAAACCGTGAGATAAACAGCCTGAGTGTGCAGGGGCCCAACTCCTCCTGACAACAGTCCTTGGAAACACCAAGAGCCACTTCTGTTAAGAACTCTTTGATCAAATCCTGGTATCACAGGAAACAGGACATCTCTTTGGCAAAAACATACAGGAGCTCCCTGAGAAAACTGCCTAGACAAGGAAGGGTTGTGTCTTCTTCCAAGCAGAACTTACGTTGGTGCCATGAATGACATTGGGGAAGCTCCTCTCAGGCCCAGTGAGACCTGCCAGGTCCTGGCCCAGCTGTTATTGACAAAATGTCAAAGACTTTAAATGGCAGCTTTGCTCCTCAACTGGCCCCTGAAAGCTTCAGGGTTTGATCAAAGGCTCAATTCATTAATTAATCTACTACCTCAGTGTACTTTGTGTTCTGACCCTGATGAGTCTCCACGTAACACTCCAACGGCTGAAGAGAAGTTGGGCTCAGCCACAACCCCCCTGCACGTGCACCCAGAGATTCCTCCCAGCAGGGACAGTGCTCACTGCAGCTCCACATTCTGGGGTGTTGATGTGCTTTACAACTGCTCAGGTCTTAATCATTTTACACAATTCTTAAACAAACCATTGCTTTACCAGAATaaccccaaaccagcaccaAGGAGGTAAATCATGGGTGGCTGTGTGTTCtacatgaaaaatggaaaacaacttGAGAAGCTTTCTTAAACAAAGCATAAAATGACCCTGCTGCCAAAAGCCAGCAAAGAAAATATATCTGAGAATAAAAATGGTAATTTCTAAGAGAAGAACCAGCTCCCCAGGTGTTACCCCCCAGGTATTCTGACCTCATCAAAGAACTGCTGAGTTTTACGCAGTATAAATTTTAATTCTGTCAGCTCCAAGAAGTTTCTCTTCAGAGCCTCCTGGTTGGTGTTGATTTCTTTAAGCTCGTTTTCAATTTTCTCAAAGTTTGCCTGCAAGatgtgaaaaagagaaggaaaaggaacttCAAGCATAGCCATAAATAAGTGCTGTTCAGCCTCTGTGAACACACAGAAGCCAATGAGATCCTTCACACCTCCACCTAATTGTTATGGAATTGCAGGTGTGTCCCCAGAGTGCTGTGGCACAGACCCAGATCTGTCACATTCTTTTCAGGCAACTGCAGACTTCTCACACTCAGCCAGTCCTTTATGGGCTGGACTGATGCAGTTTCTTAAAATCATTAAAACCTTGATAAAACTTTATGACCCACCACCACAAATTGTGTAGTTCCAGCAGTTTTTGACTCACTTTGACAGTGAAATCCCTGTTAAGTACTCTCACTTCTGTTTGGATAAACACAGAAACCACAGAGCTCTGAGTCACACGGGTGGCAGTgtgagctggcagtgccacatgcagggacagctggggacagagcccatgcccctctgctgcccagtgctgtgggaaTCAACCACTGGGGACAGGACTCCCTGTTTCCATCCAGAGTCAAATACTAATTGACTCTTAGCACATCTTTACCTCCAGGTCAATCATGTCCCGTGGAAAAGGAACCTCTGGGTTTTCGCCGGTGTCCATGATTGGaatatttgcctttttaatCTCCTTCTCCACAAACCCTGTGCAAACATGAGCAAGTGTTACCTACAGACATTTCAGTGTCACCCCAGCCTGCACCTGGCCCCACACGTCCTTTCACCTCCAAGACCAAGACGACCTGATCTGGTCAGAGTTACCTTTTCAGGAGGTGAATCCCGTGCCCTCCCCgctctgcccccagcactgccctgcagctTCAGCCTGCCCTGAGTCGGCTCTGCAGCAAAACCTGCAGCGTcagagccccctcagcccccgcGGGAACCTACGGAGCTTGCGGTCCATCTCCTCACACCTCCGGACCTCATTGACGAATTTTCGGTGGAACACGTTCACGTCGGGGTTCAGCTGCGGGGAGAGAGGCGGGGCTCaggcccgcccggcccggggggTGCccgcgggggcgggcggggggcccGGCGGGCCGGGGGACACTCACGTCGCGGAACTGGACCTTGCCCAGCTCGCCCAGCTCGCTGACACAGCAATACGCGGCCTCGGACTGCAGGAACAGCTGGGCCAGGGTCATCTCCTCGCTGCGGAACAGCTCCCCCATGGcggcgccgctcccgccgcggcCTCTGCGGGGACGGCCGTGACAACCGGGGCGGGGAAGCGACCGGGGCCGCCACAACCCGGGGCGGGGCCCAAACgctcccgtcccgtcccgtcccgccgGCCCCGGTACCACCACCCCCGGCAGCCCCGTCGCCTGTACCCCCGTCCCCGGTACGAACTTCCCCTCCCCCGGTACCAGGCCCCGGTACCCCCGGTACCCATTGCCCCCGGTACCCTTCCCCCCGGTACCCCGGTACCCCCCGGTACCCCCCGTACCCTTCACCCCCCGGTACCCCCGTACCCTCCCCCCCGGTATCCCCGTACCCTTCCCCCCGGTACCCCCGTACCCTTCCCCCCGGTACCCCCGTACCCTTCCCCCCGGTACCCCCCGTACCCTTCACCCCCCGGTACCCCCGTACCCTTCACCCCCCGGTACCCCCGTACCCTTCACCCCCGGTACCCCCGTACCCTTCCCCCCGGTACCCGCCGCTCCGCCGCCTCCCGCTGACCCGCTCCGGCTCCCGGCCGTGACGTCACCGCAGCGCGCCCGCGGCGTCGTCACGCGCACGTCTCCTGGCGACGGCGCGAGAGCGCGCCCAGGAAGTGACGCAGAAATGCGGAGGGGGCGGAGCCGTGGGCGATGACGTCACGGACGGGGCAGTGACGCGCGGTGACGTTGTACAGATAATCACGGGTTAAACCAAAGGCTCATCATTCGAGCAATATGAGTAAAGCCGAACAAGTGAGACCATTACAAGGGAAGAGAAATTACAGTTCTGCCTAAGGAAGGATGTGGGACTAGAGAacattctgtgtgtgtgaaacGCGGGACTGGGAGTGTCACTGAGCAGCGCTGGGACAGGGGTGTGGGGCTGCCCGGAACCCACACACTGCCCTGGCCGGGCCTGGCACCACTGACAGGGGCTGTCCTCGGGATACGGCTCAgagccccctctgtgcccctccgagcccctctgagccccctctgtgcccctcagagccccctctgtgcccctctgagccccctctgagcccctctgagccccctctgagccccctctgtgcccctccgagccccctctgagccccctctgagcccctctgagccccctctgagccccctctgtgcccctccgagccccctctgagccccctctgagccccctctgtgccccctccgagccccctctgagccccctctgagccccctctgagcccctctgagccccctctgagccccctctgagcccctctgagccccctctgagcccctctgagccccctctgagcccactctgtgcccctctgagccccctctgagcc is part of the Pithys albifrons albifrons isolate INPA30051 chromosome 25, PitAlb_v1, whole genome shotgun sequence genome and encodes:
- the ATP6V0A1 gene encoding V-type proton ATPase 116 kDa subunit a 1 isoform X5; protein product: MGELFRSEEMTLAQLFLQSEAAYCCVSELGELGKVQFRDLNPDVNVFHRKFVNEVRRCEEMDRKLRFVEKEIKKANIPIMDTGENPEVPFPRDMIDLEANFEKIENELKEINTNQEALKRNFLELTELKFILRKTQQFFDEAELHHQQMADPDLLEESSSLLEPSEMGRGAPLRLGFVAGVINRERIPTFERMLWRVCRGNVFLRQAEIENPLEDPVTGDYVHKSVFIIFFQGDQLKNRVKKICEGFRASLYPCPETPQERKEMASGVNTRIDDLQMVLNQTEDHRQRVLQAAAKNIRVWFIKVRKMKAIYHTLNLCNIDVTQKCLIAEVWCPVADLDSIQFALRRGTEHSGSTVPSILNRMQTNQTPPTYNKTNKFTSGFQNIVDAYGIGTYREINPAPYTIITFPFLFAVMFGDFGHGILMTLIAVWMVVRESRILSQKSDNEMFNMVFSGRYIILLMGLFSTYTGLIYNDCFSKSLNMFGSSWSVRPMFTKGNWSDALLETTPLLQLDPAIPGVFGGPYPFGIDPIWNIASNKLAFLNSFKMKMSVILGIFQMLFGVALSLLNHIYFKKPLNIYLGFIPEMIFMSSLFGYLVILIFYKWTAYDAHTSKEAPSLLIHFINMFLFSYEDTSNKMLYSGQKGLQCFLVVVALLCVPWMLVAKPLVLRQQYLRRKHLEGQPEEAQGTTNAQALEAAAAATGTHNFGGIRVGNGPTEEDAEIIQHDQLSTHSEEGEEPTEDEVFDFGDTVVYQAIHTIEYCLGCISNTASYLRLWALSLAHAQLSEVLWTMVIHIGLSVRSLGGGLGLFFIFAAFATLTVAILLVMEGLSAFLHALRLHWIEFQNKFYTGTGFKFLPFSFDTIREGRFDD
- the ATP6V0A1 gene encoding V-type proton ATPase 116 kDa subunit a 1 isoform X4; its protein translation is MGELFRSEEMTLAQLFLQSEAAYCCVSELGELGKVQFRDLNPDVNVFHRKFVNEVRRCEEMDRKLRFVEKEIKKANIPIMDTGENPEVPFPRDMIDLEANFEKIENELKEINTNQEALKRNFLELTELKFILRKTQQFFDEMADPDLLEESSSLLEPSEMGRGAPLRLGFVAGVINRERIPTFERMLWRVCRGNVFLRQAEIENPLEDPVTGDYVHKSVFIIFFQGDQLKNRVKKICEGFRASLYPCPETPQERKEMASGVNTRIDDLQMVLNQTEDHRQRVLQAAAKNIRVWFIKVRKMKAIYHTLNLCNIDVTQKCLIAEVWCPVADLDSIQFALRRGTEHSGSTVPSILNRMQTNQTPPTYNKTNKFTSGFQNIVDAYGIGTYREINPAPYTIITFPFLFAVMFGDFGHGILMTLIAVWMVVRESRILSQKSDNEMFNMVFSGRYIILLMGLFSTYTGLIYNDCFSKSLNMFGSSWSVRPMFTKGNWSDALLETTPLLQLDPAIPGVFGGPYPFGIDPIWNIASNKLAFLNSFKMKMSVILGIFQMLFGVALSLLNHIYFKKPLNIYLGFIPEMIFMSSLFGYLVILIFYKWTAYDAHTSKEAPSLLIHFINMFLFSYEDTSNKMLYSGQKGLQCFLVVVALLCVPWMLVAKPLVLRQQYLRRKHLGTHNFGGIRVGNGPTEEDAEIIQHDQLSTHSEEGEEFDFGDTVVYQAIHTIEYCLGCISNTASYLRLWALSLAHAQLSEVLWTMVIHIGLSVRSLGGGLGLFFIFAAFATLTVAILLVMEGLSAFLHALRLHWIEFQNKFYTGTGFKFLPFSFDTIREGRFDD